The proteins below are encoded in one region of Bacillota bacterium:
- a CDS encoding transcriptional regulator — protein MQQAKQPGVPPDRHVIWRLLTIHRLIKEKRYPNTRTLSEELECSRRTAERYIEKLKIWLAAEIAYDPVRRGYYYVGGTPEFPPLRLTEGEAVAIFLAEKLLRQCRGTPYEREVCGALDKLTALLPDEVTVDACDMVGWITFDVEPLRGDEQRVAQVFADLDRARAAQRTVWMEYYTASRDAHTQREIDPYGLHLYDGVWYVIGHCHLRGKVLIFALDRIGDYRLTDKTFTIPADFDLRQYLSCGFRIERGEPRDVVIRFASEQARYIKGKQWHKSQVLEEGEDGSLVMRMRVGGLGEVKRWVLQYGAGAEVLAPPDLRQMVADEIGCMSRTYGLVEQPTALTPPG, from the coding sequence GTGCAGCAGGCCAAGCAGCCCGGCGTTCCGCCTGACCGCCACGTGATCTGGCGGCTCCTCACCATCCACAGGTTGATCAAGGAGAAGCGCTATCCCAACACCAGGACGCTGTCCGAAGAGCTGGAGTGCTCGCGACGGACGGCGGAGCGTTACATAGAGAAGCTGAAGATCTGGCTGGCGGCCGAGATCGCCTACGACCCGGTGAGGCGCGGGTACTACTACGTGGGTGGGACCCCGGAGTTCCCGCCCCTGCGCCTCACCGAGGGCGAGGCGGTGGCCATATTCCTGGCAGAGAAGCTGCTTCGCCAGTGTCGTGGCACCCCCTACGAGAGGGAGGTGTGCGGGGCGCTGGACAAGCTCACCGCCCTGCTGCCCGACGAGGTTACGGTGGATGCGTGCGACATGGTGGGCTGGATCACCTTCGACGTGGAGCCGCTGCGAGGAGACGAGCAGCGCGTGGCCCAGGTGTTCGCGGACCTGGACCGCGCTCGCGCTGCGCAACGCACGGTGTGGATGGAATACTACACCGCCTCCCGTGACGCCCACACCCAGCGCGAGATCGACCCCTACGGCCTGCACCTCTATGACGGGGTGTGGTACGTGATCGGGCACTGCCACCTGCGGGGCAAGGTGCTCATCTTCGCGCTGGACCGCATCGGCGACTACCGCCTCACTGACAAGACCTTCACCATCCCTGCCGACTTCGACCTGCGCCAGTACCTCTCGTGCGGCTTCCGCATCGAGCGCGGCGAGCCCCGGGACGTGGTCATCCGCTTCGCCTCCGAGCAAGCACGATACATTAAGGGAAAACAGTGGCACAAGAGTCAGGTGCTGGAAGAGGGGGAAGACGGCTCCCTGGTGATGCGCATGCGGGTGGGCGGCCTGGGTGAGGTAAAGCGCTGGGTGCTGCAGTACGGCGCCGGCGCCGAGGTGCTGGCCCCACCTGACCTCCGCCAAATGGTCGCCGACGAAATCGGTTGCATGAGCCGGACGTACGGGCTCGTGGAACAACCAACTGCTCTTACGCCGCCGGGGTAG